Part of the Lentisphaera araneosa HTCC2155 genome, GCGAATATCAGGGTAGGGTACGTTTAAGTAAACGAGGCCGTTCCCTCGCTAGAAAAGTATTATCTTTAGTTGTGCTACCTTTGACGACACAAAAGGCTCTTTATGGTCCAGATTATCACCGTATCAAAACTCAAAAAGATAAACCGGGGAAATTAGTTATGTGTATTTTTATGAAGAGGTTTTTGAAATCATTTTTTGGGATATATCGAAGTCATCAAAGCTTTGATTCGAGGCGACTTTTTATTGATCGAGGGAGTTATGAAAAACTAAATTCTCAAGAAGTACTCGAAGCCATTAGTTGAACTCTCAAAACAAATCTTAAATACAAAATATCAATAAAAAAACTCTAGCATCAATCAAATAGGATTCTTACAATTTATCAGTTTACCTACGCCAAGATGATCACCATGAGCTTATCATTCTCCATCTGAGAAATGATCGTCAATGCACAATTCCCGTCACTTGGTGTAGGCCTTTTTTACATGTTCTGAAAAGTATGACCGATGGTCGAAATCGACACATCCAAATGGGTAGACTCGTCAGTGAAAAGGACTTTCTGAAACCTTGTTTTAATCCCTCTAAAATGGAAGTAGATCTCATGCCTTAATTTAATATTAGAAGTTATTGCCCTTCGCGGCATTTAGAATTTGTCAGAATCGCTAAAAACTTAGGGTTTTTTAAAGACAAAAGCAAAATCATTCAGCCATCCTTAATAAGAAAAATGTTTCTTTTTCTGCAACTCAATTGGCAAAAGTAGCCTAAAGGTAGCTCATGGTTAGACCTTTTTTCTTTCTATAGATTTGTTGATTAAGTATGTGATTAAACAGGTCATAAGATGGATTAAAATTAGGTAAACCCATGAGACAAAAGGTAAAACCATTAATGCGATACCAGGATTATGTTCTAATTTAGATAAATCTAATTGATAATATATATAGGCGTGGAATATGACATGTAAAATGTGTCCAATGTAAACGATCTTTGTGATTTCATGTACTTTTTTATGATAAATGAACAGGACAATAAGTGGAGAAAAATTCCACAATAAAATTGGATACATTTCTAATTCTGTGAAACCATAAAATCCGAATTTATACCATGTGAGTATAAGGCATGGAAGTAGAATGATGTTGATTTGTTTCATTTTTTATTATGGTCTAACGACTTAGCTTAGGGAAATCTGAGGTACGAAGATTTTCCTCTACAGCTTTTGGTTATACATGCTTTTTTATTTAAATTCAGATTCGATTTTAGCTTGTTTTAAATAACTGAGTATTTCTGTGTTAAATGCTATTTTGTATGTCCATGTCGCAACATAATATTGATTATGAACATTGGATATATAGTGTCCTTTTGGATCACGAGTGTGGCTATCGTCGAAAACTAAGTCGTGAATCTCTTTTAAATACGGACTGTTCTCTATACGTGAATAATTTTTCTCCGGATCGACTTTGTCTTGTTCATTTTTATCGCCATCTAGGCCTCGATAGTATCCAACATATGGGGTAAGTCCTGAGGGTAGAAAAGCTATTTCATTTCTTTTAATAGCTTCTTTTGCATCTTGTATTGGATCTCTTTGTTTAATACTTTCTAGTCTCTTTTGATAAATGGGATCTAGTTTTTCTTTAATTGCTATTTGGAGTGTTTCATCTTCAGTTGTAATTAATGCATCCGTAATCATATGTGCTCCAATAGGAATTATCATAAGCCAGATTCCGCTTAATAGGGGAATACTAGTTTTGAGTACAACAGCTAGAGTACTAGAATTTCTTTTATGATGACCCCAAGTATATCCGAGTATGACAAATAGAGGGTATAGCCATATAGAAAAGACGAAGTAAAAATTTAGTGGAGTGTCAGATCCTGGGGCATCGAAGGCGAAAATTGCACCAAAAGACAAGAATGGCCAGGCAAGTAATGCTGCGGCATAGATGCCAATTAACGTAAAAAATATAGTCTTGTTGTTTTTCATCGAATAATCTGTTTTATTTTTTTTATTGTATAACGTCCAAACTGAGTCGTACTTTCTATCTAAAATTTGACTCATAACGAAAGTATCTACTCCAGTTTTTGGTTATGTATTTCTTTCTGTCTTTTTTTATCGGTGAATATTGAGATCATTAAAACAAAAGATATGAAGGTTTGAATACCAAAATATAATAAATTTAAACAAACGATATACAGGCTTGGTTCTCTAAGTTCATCTATAGCAGGAACTAATCGTTTGATTTCATTTCTAATGTCTTCAATTGATACATCCTCATTATTAGCGTAGTTGAGAAGTCGTGTTTGTGGTGATTTACTTTTACTATGACTTATTAGAGCGGTCAGTGACTCCCAACACATAAATGTGGAAATAAAAAATATAAAGACAAGTGCGATTTTAAATTGTTTTTTCATTTGTTTACATAACGACCGGGGTTACCTGTGATGAGTCTGGCGCTAAAAATGTTTCATTTTTTGTGCCCAGCGAAATCATCAGGTGCACCCCATGGTTATGTTTCGTTTTTGATTTGTTCAGCTGGGTATACAAAGCACATGACCTTGTGTGATAAACGTATGTTAGATTGATTTTTGATTAACTCGTTTAGTAAGTTCTTCTGCAGATTCTACACGCTCTGAATAACGATCGACTAAATGTGTGGCACATCCTCTTGTTAAAATTGTAAATTTAATCAATTCTTCCATCACATCCACTACCCGATTATAGTAAGGTGAAGGCTTCATTCTACCATTATCGTTAAACTCTAAATAGGCTTTGGGCACGGAAGATTGATTAGGAATAGTAATCATACGCATCCAACGACCTAATATTCGTAAATTGTTCACCGTATTAAAAGACTGAGAACCACCTTCAACCTGCATGACAGCCAAAGTCTTTCCTTGGGTGGGACGAGTTGCTCCAGATTTCAATGGTAACCAATCAATTTGACTCTTGAAAATAGAAGTCATATTACCGTGACGTTCGGGGGATGACCACACCATCCCCTCTGACCAGTTCGCTAGTGTGCGTAATTCTTGAACTTTAAAATGACTTTCATCGGCATCATCAACTTGTGGTAACCCTCGAGGATCAAAACACTTTACTTCGGCGCCTAATTCTTCTAGAATAAGTGCGGCTTCTGCCGCCAAGAGACGACTGTAAGAGACTTCTCGCAAAGAGCCATATAAAATTAAAATTCGCGGTTTGTGATCGAAGTCATTAGTTTTACCTAAAAGGTCTAAAGAGGTAGTTTGAAAAGCTTCACGTATAAGATTGGGAGTTTGTTCTAGGCTCATACTTGTACTCCATTTTGTTTTGCATTAAGTTTGGATCTATAATGGTGCTGTTTATTTCAACATAACGACTTAAATGAGCTGTATTTTCTATTTGAAATTTGATTCAAAACGAAAATATCAGTTCGATTTTTTGGTTAGAGTTTATTTTTCTATTTCATTTTTTCGTGTTTTAAGTGTGAGTAATGCAGACGCTAGAAATGCTGTTGGTATAACTACAACTAATCCAATAATAGCTACAAGACCTTTTCCATAATCTGTTGTGCTATCAAGTAGGAAATAACATACTATGAACCAACATATTGTGGTGATACATGTAGTTAACCAAGGTGTAAGTTTATAGTGTATTTTAACCATGTTTATTAAAAGGGTTATCAACATTGAGCTGATAATTATTGAGCCAATAATAACTGCTAATATGTAGATGATAAGTATCATTTTTTATTCTACTCTAACGACCGAGATTAGGGATTTCGAGCGAAGCGAAGAAATTCCTCTGCAGCTCCTGGTTAGAGTTTTTCTATTCGATTTCGTTTTTTCTGATTTTGAGTGTGATTAATGCTGAAGTTAAAAATGCTATCGGTATAACTACAATTAAGCCGATAAGAGATACAAGGTTTCTTCCATAATCTGTTGTACTAGTGAATAACAATTGACAACTGATAATCCAACAAATTGCAGTTATGAGAGTAGTTAACCAAGGAGTAAATTTATAATATAATTTTGTCATGTTGACTAAAAAAGTTATAATCATGGAGATGACAATTACTGCCATTATGTAGAGGATAAGGATCAATTTATTATGTTACTCTAACGTCTAAGCTGAGGGAGATTTGAGCCTAAGCGAAAATCTTCCTTCCAGCTTTTGGTTAGTTGTTTTTTCTATATTGATTTAAAAATTCTTTGGCTCGATCTGAAATCCAATGTGGAGGAACATGACTTTTCTCTTTTTGAAGTAGGTCTTCTATTGATTTATTGGGTTGTTCATTAGATTTATTTTCGATTTCTAAAATTCTTTTATATGCTTCGAGGTGTTGATTACTTTGATTATTTCTTATAACTGTTTCAAGTAAAGAAATCAGTGTTGTTTCTAATTCACTATTCTTTTTTACAAGTTTAGAATTTTCATGATTCCAATGATATTCAGTGTAAATTCTGGATTTTAGTTTGTCCTCACAAAATTCATTATCATCTGGTGTAATGCAGAACTCGTATGTACAGATTCCATTTCCTGGTCTTTGTAATGTCGTGATTTTAAAACTTATAGTCCCTCCGTCTAACCATGATTGAGAGTTTCTAACAATTACATATGTTCTTATCATGTCGTTTCTATTGCTAGTGTTTTGACATGAAATAAGGAGTATGATTAATATTGGGATAAATTTTTTCATTTGTTATCAACTAACGTTTAAGCTGAGGGAGATTTGAGCCTAAGCGAAAATCTTCCTTCCAGCTTTTGGTTATGAATTTTCTTTATTTTTTGTGAACTTTATAGATACTTTTATGAACCTATCATCATCACTAGCAGATTGGGAATATATGATAATTTCTTCCCCTTCTTTTATAAGTAAATCAGAATTAGTCATATTGACATGATAGTTTTCTAGAAAGTCAAAATCCATAAAAATACTTTTCGTCAATGTTGTTCCTAAAATACCTTTTTTAAAAACTAAATCTTTATAAGATATAGTTACCATTTTATGAAATGTTTTTTGAACAATATCTTTTAGGACAACTTTTTCCTGAATATCATCTGAGGTAATAAAAGTAAAACTGTATTTTTCCGATTTTTGATCAGAACAAAAGTCAATTTTTTCAACTTTGCCTTTTATCTTATTACGATATTCAATCGTATAATTGAAGAAGAGTTTCTCTTTAAATTTAAAATGATATTTAGCACTTTTAAACTTTAGATCAAAATGGTTCTTAATCTCCTCAATACTAACATCGCTAAATTCACTCTTAGTTTGAGTGTCTGCGATGATATTTATCGATGTAAAAATGAGTGTCAGTAAAATTAAAATTATTGGCTTCATGCGTTTCCTTTTCTTGCTTTCATAACGTCTAAGCTTAGGGAAATCTGAGGTACGAAGATTTTCCTCTACAGCTTTTGGTTAGATTATTTGCTGATTCTAAATGATTTATGTTCTATTTTTTTAATTTCTATAGGTAATTTAAATTCTAAAATTTTCTTTTTGATTCTTGTTCCTAGAAAGGGAGTATAACTCCAAATACTT contains:
- the arsH gene encoding arsenical resistance protein ArsH, coding for MSLEQTPNLIREAFQTTSLDLLGKTNDFDHKPRILILYGSLREVSYSRLLAAEAALILEELGAEVKCFDPRGLPQVDDADESHFKVQELRTLANWSEGMVWSSPERHGNMTSIFKSQIDWLPLKSGATRPTQGKTLAVMQVEGGSQSFNTVNNLRILGRWMRMITIPNQSSVPKAYLEFNDNGRMKPSPYYNRVVDVMEELIKFTILTRGCATHLVDRYSERVESAEELTKRVNQKSI